A section of the Streptomyces sp. NBC_00178 genome encodes:
- a CDS encoding bifunctional metallophosphatase/5'-nucleotidase, with the protein MPLNRRTFLGRSAVAGAGVALAGGVGAGSAEAVGPKGHGHGRPPKRYSFTVMGTTDLHGNVFNWDYFTDKEFDDKAHNDVGLAKISTLVNRIREERGRGNTLLIDAGDTIQGTQLSYYYAKVDPITARRGPVHPMAQAMNKIGYDAAALGNHEFNYGIPVLRKFEEQCDFPLLGANALDAKTLRPAFAPYVIKRVRTPHGRDVRVAVLGLTNPGIAIWDKANVGGKMVFPGLEEQAAKWVPRLRSMGADVVIVSAHSGSSGTSSYGDQLPYVENAAGLVAEQVPGIDAILVGHAHSEIPEYFVTNKETGKQVVLSEPLKWGQRLTLFDFDLVWEKGRWVVEKVGASVLNSNTVPEDPRIASMLGDEHKKVVAYVNQVIGTSVAAMSTVDAPWKDEPVIDLINLVQAETVKAALAGGEYAALPVLSQAACFSRTAAIPAGEVTIKDAAGLYPFENTLEARLLTGAQLKDYLEFSAKYYVQTAAGAPVDTSKLTNAESIPDYNYDVVSGVSYDIDIAKPAGSRIVGLSFEGAPVDPAAQFVFAVNNYRASGGGNFPHVPGAKQLWANSDEIRNTIIGWVKAKGSVDPAEFASVDWRLTREGVPVF; encoded by the coding sequence ATGCCGTTGAACCGTAGGACGTTTCTGGGCCGGTCGGCTGTGGCCGGCGCCGGTGTGGCGCTTGCCGGTGGGGTCGGTGCGGGGTCCGCGGAGGCCGTGGGGCCGAAGGGGCACGGTCATGGGCGTCCGCCGAAGCGGTACTCGTTCACGGTGATGGGGACGACGGATCTGCATGGGAACGTCTTCAACTGGGATTACTTCACGGACAAGGAGTTCGACGACAAGGCGCACAACGACGTCGGTCTGGCGAAGATCTCGACGTTGGTGAACCGGATCCGTGAGGAGCGGGGTCGTGGCAACACGTTGCTGATCGACGCGGGCGACACGATCCAGGGCACGCAGTTGTCGTACTACTACGCGAAGGTCGATCCGATCACGGCGCGGCGTGGTCCGGTGCATCCGATGGCGCAGGCGATGAACAAGATCGGTTATGACGCTGCCGCGCTCGGTAACCACGAGTTCAACTACGGCATTCCGGTGCTGCGCAAGTTCGAGGAGCAGTGTGACTTTCCGCTGCTCGGTGCGAACGCGCTGGATGCGAAGACGCTGCGGCCGGCGTTCGCCCCGTATGTGATCAAGCGGGTGCGTACGCCGCACGGGCGCGATGTGCGGGTGGCGGTGCTGGGGTTGACGAATCCGGGTATCGCGATCTGGGACAAGGCGAATGTGGGCGGGAAGATGGTGTTCCCGGGTCTTGAGGAGCAGGCGGCGAAGTGGGTGCCGAGGCTTCGTTCGATGGGCGCGGATGTGGTGATCGTTTCTGCGCACTCGGGTTCGTCGGGCACTTCGTCGTACGGGGATCAGCTGCCGTACGTCGAGAACGCCGCGGGTCTGGTGGCGGAGCAGGTGCCGGGGATCGACGCGATTCTGGTGGGTCACGCGCATTCGGAGATTCCCGAGTACTTCGTGACGAACAAGGAGACGGGGAAGCAGGTCGTCCTCTCGGAGCCGCTGAAGTGGGGCCAGCGGCTGACGCTGTTCGACTTCGACCTGGTGTGGGAGAAGGGCCGCTGGGTGGTCGAGAAGGTGGGCGCTTCGGTGCTGAACTCGAACACGGTGCCCGAGGACCCGCGGATCGCGTCGATGCTCGGGGACGAGCACAAGAAGGTCGTGGCGTATGTGAACCAGGTGATCGGTACGTCGGTGGCGGCGATGTCGACGGTGGACGCGCCGTGGAAGGACGAGCCGGTCATCGATCTGATCAACCTGGTGCAGGCGGAGACGGTGAAGGCGGCGCTGGCGGGTGGGGAGTACGCGGCGTTGCCGGTGCTGTCGCAGGCTGCCTGTTTCTCGCGTACGGCGGCGATTCCCGCGGGTGAGGTGACGATCAAGGATGCCGCGGGGCTGTATCCGTTCGAGAACACGTTGGAGGCGCGGCTTCTGACGGGTGCGCAGTTGAAGGACTATCTGGAGTTCTCGGCGAAGTACTACGTGCAGACGGCTGCGGGGGCGCCGGTGGATACGTCGAAGCTGACGAACGCGGAGAGCATTCCGGACTACAACTATGACGTGGTGTCGGGGGTGTCGTACGACATCGACATCGCGAAGCCGGCCGGTTCGCGGATCGTGGGGTTGTCGTTCGAGGGGGCGCCGGTGGATCCGGCGGCGCAGTTCGTGTTCGCGGTGAACAACTATCGGGCGAGCGGCGGGGGCAACTTCCCGCATGTTCCGGGTGCGAAGCAGTTGTGGGCGAATTCGGACGAGATCCGGAACACGATCATCGGTTGGGTGAAGGCGAAGGGTTCGGTGGATCCGGCGGAGTTCGCTTCGGTGGACTGGCGTCTGACGCGTGAGGGTGTGCCGGTGTTCTAG
- a CDS encoding lysine N(6)-hydroxylase/L-ornithine N(5)-oxygenase family protein produces MTDRTTPAGDRPHDLIGIGLGPFNLSLAALAHGIPTTADRPLTTAFYEQRPAFHWHPGLLIDGATLQVPFLADLTTLADPTSPWTFLNYLRTRDRLYPFYFAEQFHIHRAEYDAYCRWVSEQLPTIHFNHQVDSIRWNTDRAHYEVDYTHLGPDGETRTPGHTHTRHIALGVGTAPFIPEPLRPLAEAPGVPVIHSADYLHHREQLLEAGHITVIGSGQSGAEIFLDLLRARPQGVERIHWLARTQAFAPMEYSKLGLEHFTPDYTHYFHALPEHVRDSLVPQQWQLHKGIDTDTIAAIHHELYRRTLHGGWPDATLTPGVGVRTAGRISGSGNRIELHLEHTQQATRSRLTTDAVVLATGYRERPLDTLLTGIAPHIRRDTQGRPRIHTDFRLDLDPALTGNIYVQNAERHTHGVGAPDLGLAAWRSATILNNLTGTTPYPLPQRTAFTTFGLTPRTAPAIPGQNPTLTPLAQGH; encoded by the coding sequence ATGACCGACCGGACCACCCCCGCAGGCGACCGGCCCCACGACCTCATCGGCATCGGCCTGGGCCCCTTCAACCTCTCCCTCGCCGCCCTCGCCCACGGCATCCCCACCACCGCGGACCGGCCGCTCACCACCGCCTTCTACGAACAACGCCCCGCCTTCCACTGGCACCCCGGCCTCCTCATCGACGGCGCCACCCTCCAAGTCCCCTTCCTCGCCGACCTCACCACCCTCGCCGACCCCACCAGCCCCTGGACCTTCCTCAACTACCTCCGCACCCGCGACCGCCTCTACCCCTTCTACTTCGCCGAGCAGTTCCACATCCACCGCGCCGAATACGACGCCTACTGCCGATGGGTCAGCGAACAACTCCCCACCATCCACTTCAACCACCAGGTCGACTCCATCCGCTGGAACACCGACCGGGCCCACTACGAAGTCGACTACACCCACCTCGGCCCCGACGGCGAAACCCGCACCCCCGGCCACACCCACACCCGCCACATCGCCCTCGGCGTCGGCACCGCCCCCTTCATCCCCGAACCCCTCCGGCCCCTCGCCGAAGCCCCCGGCGTCCCCGTCATCCACTCCGCCGACTACCTCCACCACCGCGAACAACTCCTCGAAGCCGGGCACATCACCGTCATCGGCTCCGGCCAGTCGGGCGCCGAGATCTTCCTCGACCTCCTCCGCGCCCGTCCCCAGGGCGTCGAAAGAATCCACTGGCTCGCCCGGACCCAGGCCTTCGCGCCCATGGAGTACTCGAAACTCGGCCTCGAACACTTCACCCCCGACTACACCCACTACTTCCACGCACTCCCCGAGCACGTACGCGACAGCCTCGTCCCCCAGCAGTGGCAACTCCACAAGGGCATCGACACCGACACCATCGCCGCCATCCACCACGAGCTCTACCGGCGCACCCTCCACGGCGGCTGGCCCGACGCCACCCTCACCCCCGGGGTCGGCGTCCGCACCGCGGGCCGCATCTCCGGCAGCGGAAACCGCATCGAGCTCCACCTCGAACACACCCAGCAGGCCACCCGAAGCCGCCTCACCACCGACGCCGTCGTCCTCGCCACCGGCTACCGCGAACGCCCCCTGGACACCCTCCTCACCGGCATCGCCCCCCACATCCGCCGCGACACCCAAGGACGCCCCCGCATCCACACCGACTTCCGCCTCGACCTCGACCCCGCCCTCACCGGCAACATCTACGTACAGAACGCCGAACGCCACACCCACGGAGTCGGCGCCCCCGACCTCGGACTCGCCGCCTGGCGCAGCGCCACCATCCTCAACAACCTCACCGGCACCACCCCCTACCCCCTGCCACAACGCACCGCCTTCACCACCTTCGGCCTCACCCCCCGCACCGCCCCCGCGATCCCCGGCCAGAACCCCACCCTCACCCCCCTCGCCCAAGGCCACTGA
- a CDS encoding pyridoxal phosphate-dependent decarboxylase family protein yields the protein MPTPPLAGGTAGPTHLRPLLDTVLDALHEGAARRDGPLPAGGPDHVTQHLHRTTGPVIPDHGTGAHHALRTLVTALAEGAADPAHPHCAAHLHTPPLALAAAADLAASALNPSMDSWDQAPAASALETALTTALATEIYPHTPHPDALITTGGTEANQLALLLARERHGPVRAICGANAHHSITRAAWLLGLPEPVILPTPTGTIDPLTLHNALTRLQGPLLVTATAGTTDTGQIDPLTDIADLTTTHGAELHIDAAYGGPLLFSPTHRHTLKSLHRAHSVTLDLHKLGWQPASAGILAVPHHHDLHPLHHHAPYLNADDDTEAGIPDLLGRSLRTTRRPDALKIAVTLQALGRDGLADLIDRTIASAHHLADLIHRHPAFDLYDRPTISTVLFRPTHTDDTTVATIRRTLLDQGHAVLGRARTHNGLWLKATLLNPHTTPTDLQRLLDHVTHAHTGATKEGSTPR from the coding sequence ATGCCCACCCCACCCCTCGCCGGAGGCACCGCCGGCCCCACCCACCTGCGCCCCCTCCTCGACACCGTCCTCGACGCACTCCACGAAGGCGCCGCCCGCCGCGACGGCCCCCTCCCCGCCGGCGGCCCCGACCACGTCACCCAACACCTCCACCGCACCACCGGCCCCGTCATCCCCGACCACGGAACCGGCGCCCACCACGCCCTGCGCACCCTCGTCACCGCACTCGCGGAAGGCGCCGCCGACCCCGCACACCCCCACTGTGCCGCCCACCTCCACACCCCACCCCTCGCACTCGCCGCGGCGGCCGACCTCGCGGCCTCCGCCCTCAACCCCTCCATGGACTCCTGGGACCAGGCACCCGCCGCCTCCGCCCTCGAAACCGCCCTCACCACCGCACTCGCCACCGAGATCTACCCCCACACCCCCCACCCCGACGCCCTCATCACCACCGGCGGCACCGAAGCCAACCAACTGGCCCTCCTGCTCGCCCGCGAACGCCACGGCCCCGTCCGCGCCATCTGCGGCGCCAACGCCCACCACAGCATCACCCGCGCCGCCTGGCTCCTCGGCCTCCCCGAACCCGTCATCCTCCCCACCCCCACCGGCACCATCGACCCCCTCACCCTCCACAACGCCCTCACCCGCCTCCAAGGCCCCCTCCTCGTCACCGCCACCGCAGGCACCACCGACACCGGCCAGATCGACCCCCTCACCGACATCGCCGACCTCACCACCACCCACGGCGCCGAACTCCACATCGACGCCGCCTACGGCGGTCCCCTCCTCTTCAGCCCCACCCACCGCCACACCCTCAAGAGCCTCCACCGTGCCCACAGCGTCACCCTCGACCTGCACAAACTCGGCTGGCAGCCCGCATCGGCCGGCATCCTCGCCGTTCCCCACCACCACGACCTCCACCCCCTGCACCACCACGCCCCCTACCTCAACGCCGACGACGACACCGAAGCCGGCATCCCCGACCTCCTCGGCCGCTCCCTGCGCACCACACGCCGCCCCGACGCCCTGAAGATCGCCGTCACCCTCCAAGCACTCGGCCGCGACGGACTCGCCGACCTCATCGACCGCACCATCGCCTCCGCCCACCACCTCGCCGACCTCATCCACCGACACCCCGCATTCGACCTCTACGACCGCCCCACCATCAGCACCGTCCTCTTCCGCCCCACCCACACCGACGACACCACCGTCGCCACCATCCGCCGCACCCTCCTCGACCAAGGCCACGCCGTACTCGGCCGCGCCCGCACCCACAACGGCCTCTGGCTCAAAGCCACCCTCCTCAACCCCCACACCACCCCCACCGACCTCCAACGCCTCCTCGACCACGTCACCCACGCCCACACCGGCGCCACCAAGGAAGGCAGCACACCCCGATGA
- the pepN gene encoding aminopeptidase N — MSVLTRNEAQTRAQLLDVDRYTVDLDLTTGEETFGSRTVIRFTARTAGDTFLEIKPETLRSLSLDGQPLDPERLDGNRYPLDRLTPGPHELTVDATMRYSRTGEGMHRFTDPADGETYVYTQLFLDDVQRVFAAFDQPDLKSVFDITVTAPPAWTVLGNGTTTQDTEGHWTIAPTPPISTYLVAVAAGPWHSVTTTHAGIPFGIHCRRSLAPHLDADADEILGITRDCYDRFHEKFDEPYPFDSYDQAFVPEFNAGAMENPGLVTFRDEYIYRSAVTDTERQSRATTIAHEMAHMWFGDLVTLTWWDDIWLNESFAEYMGYQTLTEATRFTDTWTDFGVSRKGWGYDADQRPSTHPVAPDPEAVPDTASALLNFDGISYAKGASALRQLVAWLGEKDFLAGINAHFARHKFANATLADFIDNLATATDRDVHTWAAAWLRTTGADTLTAHVDNTGHSWNLTVDHAGNRPHRIAVGTYDHSLDTQTGSEQLILRDRFELDIPTHDTPTPQPGTRPDLVVLNDNDLTYAKIRLDTHSWNTALTYLSGIPDALTRALIWNTARDMVRDGELHPTVHLTAARTHLPYETDLALVHGVLEFASTHIAGRYLPPEDRHTALTTLTSLCRDLLRRTEGLTPKDWENGHDTPRPGTPNPGLRLTAVRHFIDAATQPDTIQDWLTEGTVPGGPELDPELRWRILTRLAVLGATDETAIARELDTDPSATGQEGAARCRAALPTPEAKAAAWHAMFTDDTLSNYLFTATAQGFWQPEQHELTHDYIARYYPDATALATRRGPAIAEAAGRHAFPVHAVDPHSLRIGTDALNDPALTPALRRKLTDQLDDLRRALAVRNAH, encoded by the coding sequence ATGTCCGTACTGACGCGCAACGAAGCGCAGACCCGCGCCCAGCTCCTCGACGTAGACCGGTACACCGTCGACCTCGACCTCACCACCGGCGAGGAGACCTTCGGCTCCCGTACCGTCATCCGGTTCACCGCCCGCACCGCCGGAGACACCTTCCTGGAGATCAAGCCGGAGACACTGCGCTCACTCAGCCTCGACGGACAACCACTGGACCCCGAACGCCTCGACGGCAACCGCTACCCCCTGGACCGCCTCACCCCCGGCCCCCACGAACTCACCGTCGACGCCACCATGCGCTACTCCCGCACCGGCGAAGGCATGCACCGCTTCACCGACCCCGCCGACGGCGAGACCTACGTCTACACCCAGCTCTTCCTCGACGACGTCCAGCGGGTCTTCGCCGCGTTCGACCAGCCCGACCTCAAATCCGTCTTCGACATCACCGTCACCGCACCCCCCGCCTGGACCGTCCTCGGCAACGGCACCACCACCCAGGACACCGAAGGCCACTGGACCATCGCCCCCACCCCACCCATCTCCACCTACCTCGTCGCCGTCGCCGCCGGCCCCTGGCACTCGGTCACCACCACCCACGCCGGCATCCCCTTCGGCATCCACTGCCGCCGCTCCCTCGCCCCCCACCTCGACGCCGACGCCGACGAGATCCTCGGCATCACCCGCGACTGCTACGACCGCTTCCACGAGAAGTTCGACGAGCCCTACCCCTTCGACTCCTACGACCAGGCGTTCGTCCCCGAATTCAACGCCGGCGCCATGGAGAACCCCGGACTCGTCACCTTCCGCGACGAGTACATCTACCGCTCCGCCGTCACCGACACCGAACGCCAGTCCCGCGCCACCACCATCGCCCACGAGATGGCCCACATGTGGTTCGGCGACCTCGTCACCCTCACCTGGTGGGACGACATCTGGCTCAACGAGTCCTTCGCCGAATACATGGGCTACCAGACGCTCACCGAAGCCACCCGCTTCACCGACACCTGGACCGACTTCGGCGTCTCCCGCAAGGGCTGGGGCTACGACGCCGACCAGCGCCCCAGCACCCACCCCGTCGCCCCCGACCCCGAAGCCGTCCCCGACACCGCCTCCGCCCTCCTCAACTTCGACGGCATCTCCTACGCCAAGGGCGCCTCGGCCCTACGCCAACTCGTCGCCTGGCTCGGCGAGAAGGACTTCCTCGCCGGGATCAACGCCCACTTCGCCCGGCACAAGTTCGCCAACGCCACCCTCGCCGACTTCATCGACAACCTCGCCACCGCCACCGACCGCGACGTCCACACCTGGGCCGCCGCCTGGCTCCGCACCACCGGCGCCGACACCCTCACCGCTCACGTCGACAACACCGGCCACAGCTGGAACCTCACGGTCGACCACGCCGGCAACCGCCCCCACCGCATCGCCGTCGGCACCTACGACCACAGCCTCGACACCCAGACCGGCTCCGAACAGCTCATCCTCCGCGACCGCTTCGAACTCGACATCCCCACGCACGACACCCCCACCCCCCAGCCCGGCACCCGCCCCGACCTCGTCGTCCTCAACGACAACGACCTCACCTACGCCAAGATCCGCCTCGACACCCACTCCTGGAACACCGCCCTCACCTACCTCTCCGGCATCCCCGACGCCCTCACCCGCGCCCTCATCTGGAACACCGCCCGCGACATGGTCCGCGACGGCGAACTCCACCCCACCGTCCACCTCACCGCCGCCCGCACCCACCTCCCCTACGAAACCGACCTCGCTCTCGTCCACGGCGTACTCGAATTCGCCTCCACCCACATCGCCGGCCGCTACCTCCCACCCGAAGACCGCCACACCGCCCTCACCACCCTCACCTCCCTCTGCCGCGACCTCCTGCGCCGCACCGAAGGCCTCACCCCCAAGGACTGGGAAAACGGCCACGACACCCCCCGCCCCGGCACCCCGAACCCCGGCCTCCGCCTCACCGCCGTACGCCACTTCATCGACGCCGCCACCCAGCCCGACACCATCCAGGACTGGCTCACCGAAGGCACCGTCCCCGGCGGACCCGAACTCGACCCCGAACTCCGCTGGCGCATCCTCACCCGCCTCGCCGTCCTCGGCGCCACCGACGAGACCGCCATCGCCCGCGAACTCGACACCGACCCCAGCGCCACCGGCCAGGAAGGCGCCGCCCGCTGCCGCGCCGCCCTGCCCACCCCCGAAGCCAAAGCCGCCGCCTGGCACGCCATGTTCACCGACGACACCCTGTCCAACTACCTCTTCACCGCCACCGCCCAAGGCTTCTGGCAGCCCGAACAGCACGAACTCACCCATGACTACATCGCCCGCTACTACCCCGACGCCACCGCACTCGCCACCCGCCGCGGCCCCGCCATCGCCGAAGCCGCCGGACGCCACGCCTTCCCCGTCCACGCCGTCGACCCCCACAGCCTCCGCATCGGCACCGACGCCCTGAACGACCCCGCACTCACCCCCGCACTCCGCCGCAAACTCACCGACCAGCTCGACGACCTCCGCCGCGCACTCGCCGTACGCAACGCCCACTGA
- a CDS encoding chorismate mutase, translated as MTTSNTDAHVTAELNRLRESIDNIDAAVVHMLAERFKATQQVGHLKAQHHLPPADPAREARQITRLRQLAESARLDPAFAEKLLNFIVAEVIRHHERIAEESTGTED; from the coding sequence ATGACCACGAGCAACACCGACGCGCACGTCACCGCCGAACTGAACCGGCTGCGCGAGAGCATCGACAACATCGACGCCGCAGTCGTCCACATGCTCGCCGAGCGCTTCAAAGCCACCCAGCAGGTCGGCCACCTCAAAGCCCAGCACCACCTGCCGCCCGCGGACCCCGCCCGCGAAGCCCGCCAGATCACCCGGCTCAGGCAGCTCGCCGAAAGCGCCCGGCTCGACCCCGCCTTCGCCGAGAAACTCCTGAACTTCATCGTCGCCGAGGTCATCCGCCACCACGAGCGCATCGCCGAGGAATCCACCGGCACCGAGGACTGA
- a CDS encoding glycoside hydrolase family 35 protein, which produces MTDFAVVGDEFLLDGEPVRLLSGALHYFRVHEEQWEHRLSMLRAMGLNCVETYVPWNLHEPRPGALRDVGALGRFLDAVGRAGLLAIVRPGPYICAEWENGGLPAWVTGRFGRRVRTRDAEYGAEVERWFGELLPQVVRRQVGRGGPVVMVQVENEYGSYGSDGVHLEWLADLLRRSGVTVPLFTSDGPEDHMLTGGSVPGVLATANFGSGAREAFGVVRRHRPAGPLMCMEFWCGWFVHWGAEPVVRDAAETAGALREILECGASVNVYMAQGGTNFAGWAGANRAGELHDGALSATVTSYDYDAPVDEYGRATEKFWRMREVLAGYADGPLPGLPPEPVGLREPVRVALTGGAPLAGVLEVLGDPETAESGVAPTFEELGVDRGLVRYRVAVPGPRQPYPLGVTGLRDRAVVYVDGVRAGVLTEEDHTLEEPVAGPAGVELWVESLGRVNYGPRLGEPKGVTGGVLHERQFLHGIRARALRLDAFDEPGAVGRVPFGAPGEVGPTGLFRGSFDLADAAGTDHAGMELPGWTRGFVWVNGFCLGRYWSVGPHRPLYVPGPVLREGANEVWVLELEGAGDLFVELGPGAPVGQGAPGGVASG; this is translated from the coding sequence ATGACCGACTTCGCTGTGGTGGGCGACGAATTCCTTCTCGACGGGGAGCCCGTGCGGCTGCTGTCGGGGGCTCTGCACTACTTCCGGGTGCATGAGGAGCAGTGGGAGCACCGGTTGTCGATGCTGCGGGCGATGGGCCTGAACTGTGTGGAGACGTACGTGCCGTGGAATCTGCATGAGCCGCGGCCGGGGGCTCTGCGTGATGTGGGGGCGCTGGGGCGGTTTCTGGACGCGGTGGGGCGGGCGGGGCTGCTGGCGATCGTGCGGCCGGGTCCGTACATCTGCGCCGAGTGGGAGAACGGGGGGCTGCCCGCGTGGGTGACGGGCCGGTTCGGCCGGCGGGTGCGGACGCGGGACGCGGAGTACGGGGCGGAGGTGGAGCGCTGGTTCGGGGAGTTGCTGCCTCAGGTGGTGCGGCGGCAGGTGGGCCGGGGCGGCCCGGTGGTCATGGTGCAGGTGGAGAACGAGTACGGGAGTTACGGCTCGGACGGGGTTCATCTGGAGTGGCTGGCGGACCTTCTGCGGCGTTCGGGGGTGACGGTTCCGTTGTTCACGTCGGACGGGCCCGAGGATCACATGCTGACCGGGGGTTCGGTGCCGGGTGTCCTGGCGACGGCGAATTTCGGTTCGGGGGCGCGGGAGGCGTTCGGGGTGGTGCGTCGTCATCGGCCGGCGGGGCCGTTGATGTGCATGGAGTTCTGGTGCGGCTGGTTCGTGCACTGGGGTGCGGAGCCGGTGGTGCGGGACGCGGCGGAGACGGCTGGGGCGCTGCGGGAGATCCTGGAGTGCGGGGCGTCGGTGAATGTGTACATGGCGCAAGGGGGGACGAATTTCGCGGGGTGGGCGGGGGCGAACCGGGCGGGTGAGCTCCATGACGGGGCGTTGTCGGCGACGGTGACGTCGTACGACTACGACGCGCCGGTCGATGAGTACGGGCGGGCGACCGAGAAGTTCTGGCGGATGCGGGAGGTGCTGGCCGGGTACGCGGACGGTCCGCTGCCGGGGCTGCCGCCGGAGCCGGTGGGGTTGCGGGAGCCGGTGCGGGTGGCGTTGACGGGGGGTGCGCCGCTGGCGGGGGTGCTGGAGGTGCTGGGCGATCCGGAGACGGCGGAGTCGGGGGTGGCGCCGACGTTCGAGGAGCTGGGGGTGGACCGCGGTCTGGTGCGGTACCGGGTGGCGGTGCCGGGGCCGCGGCAGCCGTATCCGCTGGGGGTGACGGGGCTGCGGGACCGGGCGGTGGTGTACGTGGACGGGGTGCGGGCGGGGGTGCTCACGGAGGAGGACCACACGCTGGAGGAGCCGGTCGCGGGTCCCGCCGGGGTGGAGCTGTGGGTGGAGTCGCTGGGGCGGGTCAACTACGGGCCGCGGCTGGGTGAGCCGAAGGGCGTCACGGGCGGTGTGCTGCACGAGCGGCAGTTCCTGCACGGGATACGGGCGCGGGCGCTGCGGCTGGACGCGTTCGACGAGCCGGGGGCGGTGGGGCGGGTGCCGTTCGGGGCGCCCGGGGAGGTGGGGCCTACGGGGCTGTTCCGCGGGTCGTTCGATCTGGCGGACGCGGCGGGTACGGATCACGCGGGGATGGAACTGCCGGGCTGGACGCGTGGGTTCGTCTGGGTGAACGGTTTCTGCCTGGGCCGGTACTGGTCGGTGGGGCCCCACCGGCCGTTGTACGTGCCGGGGCCGGTGCTGCGTGAGGGTGCGAACGAGGTGTGGGTGCTGGAACTGGAGGGGGCGGGGGACCTGTTCGTGGAGCTGGGTCCGGGGGCGCCCGTCGGACAGGGCGCCCCCGGGGGCGTTGCTTCGGGGTGA
- a CDS encoding S1 family peptidase, with protein MKQLLRTLKRCSVIAAVALAALSLQPSASTAAPAPVVGGTRAAQGEFPFMVRLSMGCGGALYRQDVVLTAAHCVSGSGNNTSITATGGVVDLQSSAAVKVRSTKVLQAPGYNGTGKDWALIKLAQPINQPTLKIATTTAYDTGTFTIAGWGAATEGGGQQRYLLKATVPYVSDATCRQAYGNDLVASEEICAGYVGTGGVDTCQGDSGGPMFRKDNAGAWIQVGIVSWGQGCARPDYPGVYTQVSTFASAIASAAATL; from the coding sequence GTGAAGCAGCTTCTGCGCACCCTCAAGAGATGCTCCGTCATAGCCGCGGTGGCCCTCGCCGCCCTCAGCCTCCAGCCCTCCGCCTCCACCGCCGCCCCCGCGCCCGTCGTCGGCGGAACCCGCGCCGCCCAGGGCGAGTTCCCCTTCATGGTCCGCCTCTCCATGGGCTGCGGCGGCGCCCTCTACCGGCAGGACGTCGTCCTCACCGCCGCCCACTGCGTCAGCGGATCAGGCAACAACACCTCCATCACCGCCACCGGCGGCGTCGTCGACCTCCAGTCCTCCGCCGCCGTCAAGGTCCGCTCCACCAAGGTCCTCCAGGCACCCGGCTACAACGGCACCGGCAAGGACTGGGCACTCATCAAGCTCGCCCAGCCCATCAACCAGCCCACCCTGAAGATCGCCACCACCACCGCCTACGACACCGGCACCTTCACCATCGCCGGATGGGGCGCCGCCACCGAGGGCGGCGGCCAGCAGCGCTACCTCCTCAAGGCGACCGTCCCCTACGTCTCCGACGCCACCTGCCGCCAGGCCTACGGCAACGACCTCGTGGCCAGCGAGGAGATCTGCGCCGGATACGTCGGCACCGGCGGCGTCGACACCTGCCAGGGCGACTCCGGCGGCCCCATGTTCCGCAAGGACAACGCCGGAGCATGGATCCAGGTCGGCATCGTCAGCTGGGGCCAGGGCTGCGCCCGGCCCGACTACCCCGGCGTGTACACCCAGGTGTCCACCTTCGCCTCGGCCATCGCCTCCGCCGCCGCGACCCTCTGA